The Shewanella sp. KX20019 genome window below encodes:
- a CDS encoding ABC transporter permease subunit produces the protein MKKLSFSTVMLWAGMFFLYAPMFILVFYSFNESKLVTVWGGFSTKWYGELFRDQQILDAVGTSLQVAFYASTMAVILGTMAAFVMTRFARGWGKLTLSNMITAPLVMPEVITGLSLLLLFVHMADFLGWPAERGMLTIWIAHSTFCAAYVAVVVSSRLREIDRSIEEAAQDLGATPFKTFFQITVPMISPAIIAGWLLSFSLSLDDLVIASFASGPGATTLPMVVFSSVRMGVSPKINALATLIILLVSLIAFVSWYFARRAEAKQRASSA, from the coding sequence ATGAAGAAGTTAAGTTTCTCTACCGTAATGCTGTGGGCTGGGATGTTTTTTCTCTATGCCCCGATGTTTATTCTGGTTTTCTACTCGTTTAACGAATCCAAATTGGTCACAGTTTGGGGCGGTTTTTCAACTAAATGGTATGGCGAGCTGTTTCGCGATCAACAGATCCTTGATGCGGTAGGCACCAGTTTACAGGTGGCCTTTTATGCCTCCACGATGGCGGTGATCCTTGGCACTATGGCGGCATTTGTGATGACACGTTTTGCCCGTGGTTGGGGCAAGTTGACTCTGTCGAATATGATCACTGCACCACTGGTGATGCCAGAAGTTATCACTGGTTTGTCACTGCTATTGCTGTTTGTGCATATGGCCGACTTTTTAGGCTGGCCAGCGGAGCGCGGTATGCTCACTATTTGGATCGCACATTCGACATTCTGCGCGGCATATGTCGCTGTGGTGGTGTCTTCTAGGCTGCGTGAAATTGACCGTTCAATTGAAGAAGCGGCTCAGGATTTGGGAGCAACGCCATTTAAGACGTTTTTCCAGATAACGGTACCTATGATCTCCCCGGCGATAATTGCAGGCTGGTTGTTATCGTTCAGCTTATCGCTTGATGATTTGGTTATCGCCAGCTTTGCCTCTGGCCCTGGCGCCACAACATTACCTATGGTGGTGTTCTCATCGGTAAGAATGGGGGTATCACCAAAGATAAATGCCTTAGCGACCCTGATTATCTTGTTGGTATCGTTAATTGCATTTGTCTCTTGGTACTTTGCTCGAAGAGCCGAAGCCAAGCAGCGTGCAAGCTCAGCTTAG
- the potA gene encoding polyamine ABC transporter ATP-binding protein, translated as MTSTLGVTNKPITKTQGEVLLQIDRVSKLFDEVRAVDDVSLSIKKGEIFALLGGSGSGKSTLLRMLAGFEKPSEGRIFLDGEDITDMPPHERPINMMFQSYALFPHMSVAQNIAFGLKQDKLPKAEIEARVQEMLKLVHMEDYAKRKPNQLSGGQRQRVALARSLAKRPKLLLLDEPMGALDKKLRTQMQLEVVDILESVGVTCVMVTHDQEEAMTMAARISIMNDGWIAQTGSPTDIYESPSSRMVAEFIGSVNLFEGQIVEDQADHLMIESQGLAQKIYIAHGVSTSVDDKTVWVAVRPEKTRITREQPQGEHNWSSGVVEDIAYLGGISVYYIRLPNKQLIQTIMTNRERRSDPPTWEEAVFISWEATSGVVLRS; from the coding sequence ATGACTAGTACCTTGGGCGTCACCAATAAACCGATTACAAAGACGCAAGGCGAAGTGCTACTTCAGATCGACCGAGTCAGCAAACTATTTGATGAAGTGCGCGCAGTAGATGATGTGTCACTGAGTATTAAAAAAGGCGAGATTTTTGCACTGCTGGGTGGTTCGGGGTCGGGTAAATCAACCTTGCTGCGCATGCTCGCAGGTTTTGAAAAACCGTCTGAAGGACGTATTTTCCTTGATGGCGAAGACATTACCGATATGCCGCCACATGAACGACCAATCAATATGATGTTTCAGTCTTACGCACTCTTTCCACATATGTCAGTGGCACAAAATATTGCCTTTGGACTGAAGCAAGACAAGTTGCCAAAAGCAGAGATAGAAGCGCGAGTGCAGGAGATGCTGAAGCTGGTACATATGGAAGATTATGCCAAGCGCAAGCCTAACCAACTGTCGGGCGGACAACGTCAGCGCGTAGCGTTGGCGCGCTCACTCGCTAAACGGCCTAAGTTGCTGCTGCTCGATGAGCCTATGGGCGCACTCGACAAGAAGTTGCGTACTCAGATGCAACTCGAGGTGGTGGATATTCTTGAATCAGTGGGGGTGACGTGCGTAATGGTGACCCACGATCAAGAGGAAGCGATGACAATGGCGGCGCGAATTTCGATCATGAATGATGGTTGGATCGCACAAACCGGATCACCAACCGATATCTATGAAAGCCCTAGTAGCCGTATGGTTGCAGAGTTTATTGGTAGCGTTAACCTGTTTGAAGGCCAGATCGTTGAAGATCAAGCCGATCACCTGATGATTGAAAGCCAGGGTTTGGCACAAAAAATATATATTGCTCATGGTGTTTCGACCAGCGTCGATGATAAAACAGTTTGGGTTGCAGTACGTCCTGAAAAGACGCGTATTACTCGCGAGCAACCTCAAGGTGAGCATAACTGGTCCAGTGGTGTAGTTGAAGATATTGCCTATTTAGGCGGTATTTCGGTGTATTACATCCGCCTGCCGAACAAGCAGTTAATTCAAACCATCATGACTAACCGTGAACGTCGTTCAGATCCTCCTACGTGGGAAGAAGCGGTTTTCATTAGTTGGGAGGCCACCAGCGGAGTGGTCCTTAGATCATAA
- a CDS encoding ABC transporter permease subunit — MKKPLKFRLPKGQCWTIGVPYFWLLLFFALPFAIVLKISFSTPMIAIPPYEPLFEYAEESLNIMLNLGNYLLILDDSLYYNAYLGSLKMATISTIGCLLIGYPMAYAIARAPKSSQMLLVLLVMLPTWTSFLIRVYAWMGILSNNGVINNILMWTGLISEPLQILNTNTAVYIGIIYTYLPFMILPLYATLSQLDMSLLEAASDLGSRSLNTFWKVTLPLSKGGVIAGSMLVFIPVVGEFVIPELLGGPDSLMIGKVLWQEFFNNRDWPVASALAIVMLGLLIIPITLFHRYQAREMEKEA, encoded by the coding sequence ATGAAAAAGCCGTTAAAATTTCGATTACCCAAAGGCCAATGCTGGACCATAGGTGTCCCCTATTTTTGGCTGTTATTGTTTTTTGCACTGCCTTTCGCCATTGTACTTAAGATTAGTTTCTCAACTCCAATGATTGCGATCCCCCCCTACGAGCCGCTATTTGAATACGCTGAAGAGTCACTCAATATTATGCTTAATTTGGGCAACTATTTGCTCATTCTCGACGACTCACTGTATTACAACGCCTATTTAGGTTCCCTGAAGATGGCAACCATCTCCACCATTGGTTGTTTGCTTATCGGTTACCCGATGGCCTACGCCATTGCTAGGGCACCCAAAAGTAGCCAAATGCTGTTAGTACTATTGGTGATGCTGCCGACGTGGACTTCGTTTCTTATCCGGGTTTACGCGTGGATGGGGATCTTGAGCAACAATGGTGTTATCAATAATATATTGATGTGGACCGGACTTATCTCTGAGCCGCTGCAGATATTAAACACCAATACTGCGGTGTATATCGGCATTATCTATACCTATCTGCCATTTATGATCTTGCCGCTGTATGCGACCTTGTCTCAACTTGATATGAGCTTATTGGAAGCGGCATCGGATCTTGGTTCTCGCAGCTTAAACACCTTTTGGAAAGTTACACTGCCTTTATCTAAGGGCGGCGTTATCGCTGGCTCTATGTTGGTGTTTATTCCTGTTGTTGGGGAGTTTGTTATTCCTGAACTACTGGGTGGGCCCGATTCCTTAATGATAGGTAAAGTGTTGTGGCAGGAGTTCTTTAATAACCGCGATTGGCCAGTAGCCTCAGCGCTAGCGATTGTGATGTTAGGGTTATTGATTATACCAATCACACTATTTCATCGTTATCAGGCACGCGAGATGGAGAAAGAAGCATGA
- a CDS encoding TonB-dependent receptor yields the protein MFSAKLNFITSAIRLGVIVPTAFACLSVSAEEADKADTSNIERIMVTGQKIARSVQETTTSVAVLTEKQLEQENINSFREVMINTANTHTSENRSFSIRGIDGFNVSGGGNSFLASVYVDGAPLPERMIYGGAFSTWDAKQVEVLRGPQSTLQGRNALAGAVIMTTQTPTQEWEGKYQLTVGENGQKEIGVAIGGGLIEDELAFRFSGEKKEIDGYNENLTRNESSDFHDDATYRLKLLYQPSALPEFSAQLGYTYADSTFGNTAVEIAEGEDPFSNRHTFNNDERNEATRADMVVLELQYDLSDIWNLSSYTTWSGIDTDYQWDSDFLAISGAAFPEDTGSVSYYKNATDSLSQELRLTFEYDSLSGVIGGYFFKTEVDDHTNGLNNLKLNRLGLTSDILQARYGLSEPIADLVVGQYAELDPAHTSALSSSQQTISSYALFADGVWNVTDKWDIFAGIRFDRENQETQNSAQYVILNKDKMPDPASYIGTPYEAISPLIAGINKMFTDLASNASQTTPQIETDFNTILPKIGVSYNWSEDLITSLSFQKGYRSGGVGINTARANVYEYDPEFTYNYEFSFRSTWLDGDLVANANLFYVDWQDQQVTVQLSPNRYDTETVNAGQSNVKGFELELSYQASDELALYASLGQAKSEFTDFVISIPTETTPIVNDLSGRQFTAPEWSGNIGATYTADNGIFANLNANYASGSPNRVNPYREGLKEGDAEFDLQNDSRTLVNMQLGYEWQDIGIYLQGKNLFDEEYITTNFTRTPSLGAARQFALTLRGEFNL from the coding sequence ATGTTTTCAGCTAAATTAAACTTTATTACTAGTGCAATACGCTTAGGCGTAATCGTTCCAACTGCGTTTGCTTGCTTGTCGGTTTCCGCCGAAGAAGCTGATAAAGCCGATACCAGTAACATTGAAAGGATCATGGTAACCGGGCAGAAAATAGCCCGCAGTGTTCAAGAAACCACCACCAGTGTTGCGGTATTGACTGAGAAACAGCTTGAGCAGGAAAACATTAATAGTTTCCGTGAAGTAATGATCAACACAGCCAATACACATACTTCAGAAAATCGCAGTTTTAGTATTCGTGGTATCGACGGGTTCAATGTCTCTGGTGGTGGTAACAGTTTTTTAGCGAGCGTATATGTTGATGGCGCGCCGCTACCAGAACGCATGATCTATGGTGGTGCATTCTCAACTTGGGATGCTAAGCAAGTTGAAGTGTTAAGAGGCCCGCAGTCCACGCTGCAAGGTCGTAATGCGCTAGCAGGTGCAGTGATCATGACCACCCAAACGCCCACTCAAGAGTGGGAGGGAAAATACCAATTAACGGTGGGTGAAAATGGCCAAAAGGAGATTGGCGTAGCCATTGGCGGCGGACTAATTGAAGATGAATTGGCATTTCGTTTTAGCGGCGAAAAAAAAGAGATCGATGGCTACAATGAAAACCTTACTCGCAATGAAAGCTCTGATTTTCACGATGACGCAACTTACAGACTCAAGTTACTCTATCAACCATCGGCTTTACCTGAGTTTTCTGCTCAGCTAGGTTATACGTATGCCGATAGTACCTTCGGCAACACAGCCGTTGAGATAGCCGAGGGTGAAGATCCCTTTAGCAATCGCCACACCTTTAACAATGACGAGCGCAACGAAGCCACTCGCGCGGATATGGTCGTGCTAGAGCTGCAGTATGACCTCAGTGATATTTGGAATCTCTCCTCTTACACTACATGGTCTGGTATCGATACTGACTACCAATGGGATTCCGACTTCCTTGCGATATCAGGAGCTGCATTTCCAGAAGATACCGGTAGCGTAAGTTACTACAAAAATGCCACAGATTCTCTTAGCCAAGAGCTAAGGCTTACTTTTGAATACGATAGCTTAAGCGGTGTTATCGGGGGCTACTTCTTTAAAACCGAAGTCGATGATCATACCAATGGCTTAAATAACTTAAAGCTAAACCGCCTCGGACTAACCAGTGATATATTGCAGGCAAGATATGGCTTAAGCGAACCTATCGCCGATTTAGTTGTTGGACAATATGCTGAGCTTGATCCAGCCCACACCAGTGCCCTTTCATCATCACAGCAAACGATTTCAAGTTATGCATTGTTCGCTGACGGTGTGTGGAATGTAACCGATAAATGGGATATTTTTGCCGGTATTCGTTTTGACCGAGAAAACCAAGAAACACAGAATAGCGCGCAATATGTCATCTTAAATAAAGACAAGATGCCAGATCCTGCCAGTTATATTGGCACCCCTTACGAAGCGATATCACCGCTTATTGCAGGCATCAATAAGATGTTTACCGATCTCGCCAGTAATGCTTCACAAACAACACCTCAAATTGAGACTGACTTCAACACCATATTGCCTAAAATTGGCGTAAGTTATAACTGGTCAGAAGATTTGATCACCAGCTTATCGTTCCAGAAAGGCTACCGTTCAGGCGGTGTTGGTATCAACACCGCCCGAGCAAATGTATACGAGTATGATCCAGAGTTTACCTATAACTATGAGTTCTCATTTCGTTCGACATGGTTAGATGGCGATCTTGTTGCCAACGCCAACCTGTTCTATGTTGACTGGCAAGATCAGCAAGTGACAGTACAACTATCGCCAAACCGTTACGACACTGAAACCGTCAATGCCGGTCAGTCAAACGTGAAAGGCTTCGAACTTGAATTGAGTTATCAAGCCTCAGACGAATTGGCGCTCTATGCCTCACTTGGTCAAGCTAAGAGTGAATTTACCGATTTTGTTATCAGTATTCCAACCGAAACAACACCGATTGTAAACGATCTATCAGGTAGGCAGTTTACTGCACCTGAATGGAGCGGAAATATCGGGGCGACCTACACCGCTGACAATGGTATTTTTGCCAACTTAAATGCCAATTATGCCAGCGGTTCTCCAAACCGTGTCAATCCTTACAGAGAAGGTCTAAAAGAGGGGGATGCTGAGTTTGACTTGCAAAATGACAGCCGAACCTTGGTCAATATGCAACTGGGTTATGAATGGCAAGATATTGGCATCTACTTACAAGGTAAAAATTTGTTTGATGAGGAGTACATCACCACTAACTTTACTCGTACGCCAAGTCTAGGCGCAGCGAGACAATTTGCACTAACACTGCGTGGAGAGTTCAACTTATAA
- a CDS encoding NAD(P)/FAD-dependent oxidoreductase, with product MSSTPHADSYYAASANDKTERGQLQDNIDTDICIIGAGYTGLSTALHLLEMGYSVTVLEAARIGWGASGRNGGQIVNSFSRDIDSIEKTVGTDAGKLFGEMAFEGARIIKERISQYNIQCDLQDGGVFAALNDKQMGHLQAQKVLWEKHGHMNHLELLDKNDIRKVVGTEAYVGGLLDNSGGHIHPLNLALGEAKAVESLGGKIYEDSAVIKVDEGESPVVHTAHGSVKSKFVVVAGNAYLGGLIPKLQAKAMPCGTQVITTEPLSDELAKSLLPQNYCVEDCNYLLDYFRLSGDNRLIYGGGVVYGARDPADIKSIITPKMLKTFPQLKDVRIDYAWTGNFLLTLSRLPQVGRIGSNIYYSQGCSGHGVTYTHLAGKILAEAINGQATRFDAFADLPHYPFPGGHKLQVPFSAIGAWYYTMRDKLGV from the coding sequence ATGAGCAGTACTCCACACGCAGATTCATATTACGCGGCATCAGCCAACGACAAAACTGAGCGCGGTCAACTACAAGACAACATCGACACTGATATTTGTATTATCGGTGCCGGTTATACTGGCCTGTCGACCGCATTGCACCTTTTAGAGATGGGTTACAGCGTTACCGTACTCGAAGCTGCGCGCATTGGTTGGGGCGCATCGGGCCGCAATGGTGGTCAGATCGTCAATAGCTTTAGTCGCGATATCGACTCTATTGAAAAGACAGTTGGCACAGATGCTGGCAAGCTATTTGGTGAGATGGCATTTGAAGGTGCGCGGATAATTAAAGAGCGTATTAGCCAATATAACATTCAGTGTGACCTGCAAGATGGCGGTGTGTTTGCCGCGCTTAACGACAAGCAGATGGGGCACCTGCAAGCGCAAAAAGTGCTGTGGGAAAAGCATGGTCATATGAACCATCTCGAGCTTTTGGATAAAAATGATATTCGCAAAGTCGTCGGTACTGAAGCTTATGTCGGTGGGCTGCTGGATAATAGTGGTGGTCACATTCATCCACTAAATTTGGCGCTTGGCGAAGCTAAAGCAGTAGAGTCTTTAGGCGGTAAGATCTATGAAGATTCGGCGGTGATTAAGGTCGATGAAGGCGAAAGCCCTGTGGTGCATACGGCGCATGGTAGCGTTAAGTCTAAATTCGTGGTGGTAGCAGGTAATGCCTATCTCGGCGGTTTAATACCAAAACTGCAAGCCAAGGCGATGCCGTGTGGCACACAGGTGATCACCACTGAACCGCTAAGTGATGAACTAGCAAAGAGCTTACTGCCGCAGAATTACTGTGTTGAAGACTGTAACTATCTATTGGATTACTTCCGTTTGTCGGGTGACAATCGCCTTATCTACGGTGGTGGTGTGGTTTATGGAGCTCGCGATCCGGCTGATATAAAGTCGATTATCACCCCGAAAATGCTGAAAACCTTTCCGCAACTGAAAGATGTTAGAATCGACTATGCATGGACAGGTAACTTCTTGCTGACGCTGTCTCGTTTACCGCAAGTTGGCCGTATTGGTAGCAATATCTATTACTCCCAAGGTTGCAGTGGTCATGGGGTAACCTACACCCATTTGGCGGGTAAGATCTTAGCCGAAGCGATTAACGGCCAAGCGACTCGATTTGACGCATTTGCAGATTTGCCTCACTATCCATTCCCGGGTGGCCATAAGCTTCAAGTTCCCTTTAGTGCAATTGGTGCCTGGTATTACACCATGCGCGATAAGTTAGGTGTTTAA
- a CDS encoding TetR/AcrR family transcriptional regulator produces the protein MNNYLLNPPQVIIDILKVSSEVIKEQGMCSFKMATIASRAGCSKKTLYNYFKCKEDIVVSLYIQHINDVSDNVNHIINSDSLSNQEKIIYSIAFDPMKCWAAGKDDLCVNFVGVNPHIYKLASPEFVGNLQVLFIEVKEQAQSVWKQAIAEGELLSSKEDILKCIFLLNEVERGAVAMGQNRFLRQFGYDCDLRPTFDALCWIMQGLKWQTMCPSLCYEKMLETLSPMVSKDPQLDMRHYALTMESLKETIEL, from the coding sequence ATGAACAACTATTTGCTGAATCCACCACAGGTTATAATTGATATTTTAAAAGTATCTTCAGAGGTAATAAAAGAGCAGGGTATGTGCTCTTTTAAAATGGCGACAATTGCCAGCCGAGCAGGCTGTTCAAAGAAAACTTTGTATAATTACTTTAAGTGCAAAGAGGATATTGTTGTCTCACTTTATATCCAGCACATCAATGATGTTTCAGACAATGTTAATCACATAATTAATTCAGATTCACTGTCTAACCAAGAGAAAATAATATACTCAATAGCATTTGACCCAATGAAGTGTTGGGCGGCGGGTAAAGATGATCTTTGTGTCAATTTTGTAGGCGTAAACCCTCATATCTACAAGCTTGCAAGTCCTGAATTCGTCGGCAATTTACAGGTACTTTTCATTGAAGTAAAAGAGCAAGCACAGAGTGTGTGGAAGCAAGCTATTGCTGAAGGCGAACTACTGTCAAGCAAGGAAGATATTCTTAAGTGCATATTCTTACTAAATGAGGTGGAAAGAGGGGCTGTTGCGATGGGACAAAACAGGTTTTTAAGACAGTTTGGCTATGATTGTGACTTAAGACCTACGTTTGATGCACTATGCTGGATTATGCAGGGACTAAAATGGCAAACAATGTGCCCTTCACTTTGCTATGAAAAAATGCTCGAAACTCTATCCCCGATGGTGAGCAAAGACCCTCAATTAGATATGCGCCATTACGCACTGACTATGGAGTCACTCAAAGAGACCATTGAGCTATAG
- a CDS encoding aryl-sulfate sulfotransferase encodes MKKTILATSLAIGLIGLSGAAVAGGDWADKYLTTVKTQGQIGIVKVNPYDFAPLTAIIDLNGFDISNVEVRVEPKAGGVPIEYPVDDVAVTTHNGIPVFGLYADYQNTVSVKYVKNGEKVSEKYKINTGPVKKLLFDGQTRTFPEVKPVKVDHEFKDRLYMVNHLGADDKTEGWDNYPVVFVADTTGEVRWFMDWDKVYDQETTKGIAMGFHLADNGELYWGQDHYYARYDMLGRKVFKREMPRGFTGFSHAMLEMPNGHYLLRVAKEKYLREDGKRIDTVRDHVIEVDQTGNVVHVWDFNKIFNNMRDDLLVGLDSGAVCLNVDENHAGETMDIEPDAPYGDLPGVAAGRNWAHINSIEYDAKDDTVIVSMRHQGTAKVGRDGDVKWILAANKGWGDLSDKVLTPVDAKGKKLDCDENGRCSDSDFDFPWTQHTSWLTSRGTLVSFDNGDGRYFEQPAIPTMKYSRGVEYKINEDNMTVEQTFEYGKERGYEWYSAITSNIEWREKSETFFMYSAAAGLFSGEPGKHFINEVTEDGKVKVELTINSMAKTEPSYRALIVEPKKLFNQ; translated from the coding sequence ATGAAAAAGACAATTTTAGCGACATCATTAGCCATTGGCTTAATCGGTTTAAGTGGCGCAGCAGTTGCTGGTGGTGACTGGGCTGATAAATACCTAACCACGGTAAAGACTCAAGGTCAGATAGGTATCGTTAAAGTAAACCCTTACGATTTTGCGCCATTAACGGCGATTATTGACCTCAACGGTTTTGACATCTCTAATGTAGAAGTCCGTGTCGAGCCAAAAGCTGGCGGTGTGCCTATCGAATACCCAGTAGATGATGTTGCGGTGACGACTCATAATGGTATCCCTGTATTTGGTCTTTATGCTGACTATCAAAATACGGTAAGTGTTAAATATGTTAAGAACGGGGAAAAGGTTTCCGAGAAATATAAAATCAATACTGGACCGGTGAAAAAACTATTGTTTGATGGTCAGACCCGTACTTTCCCAGAGGTTAAGCCTGTTAAAGTTGACCATGAATTTAAAGATAGACTTTACATGGTCAACCACTTAGGTGCTGATGACAAAACCGAAGGCTGGGATAACTACCCTGTGGTGTTTGTTGCCGATACCACCGGTGAAGTTCGCTGGTTTATGGATTGGGATAAGGTCTACGATCAGGAGACAACAAAAGGCATCGCGATGGGTTTCCATTTAGCCGATAACGGCGAGCTTTATTGGGGACAAGATCATTACTATGCTCGATATGACATGCTTGGTCGTAAGGTATTTAAGCGTGAGATGCCACGGGGCTTTACCGGCTTTTCACATGCGATGCTAGAGATGCCAAACGGCCATTATCTATTGCGAGTGGCCAAAGAGAAGTATCTGCGTGAAGACGGTAAGCGTATTGATACCGTCCGCGACCATGTTATTGAAGTTGATCAAACAGGTAACGTTGTACACGTGTGGGACTTCAACAAAATATTTAATAATATGCGTGACGATCTACTCGTTGGCCTTGATAGCGGCGCGGTATGCCTCAATGTTGATGAAAATCATGCTGGCGAGACCATGGATATTGAACCTGATGCTCCGTATGGCGATCTGCCAGGCGTTGCAGCCGGACGTAACTGGGCCCACATCAACTCGATTGAATACGATGCAAAAGATGACACTGTTATTGTCTCTATGCGTCATCAAGGAACAGCTAAAGTTGGTCGTGATGGTGATGTTAAATGGATCCTTGCCGCGAACAAAGGCTGGGGAGATCTTAGTGATAAAGTGTTAACCCCTGTCGACGCTAAAGGTAAGAAGTTAGATTGTGATGAAAATGGCCGTTGTAGTGACTCTGATTTTGATTTCCCTTGGACTCAGCACACCTCCTGGTTAACTTCGCGTGGCACATTAGTTTCATTCGATAATGGTGATGGCCGTTACTTTGAACAACCTGCTATCCCAACAATGAAGTACTCTCGTGGTGTCGAGTATAAGATCAACGAAGACAATATGACGGTTGAGCAGACTTTTGAATATGGCAAAGAGCGTGGCTATGAGTGGTATTCAGCCATCACTTCAAATATTGAATGGCGTGAAAAGAGTGAAACCTTCTTTATGTATTCTGCAGCAGCTGGATTGTTCAGCGGTGAGCCAGGTAAACACTTTATTAATGAAGTGACTGAAGATGGCAAGGTAAAAGTAGAGCTAACAATTAACTCTATGGCGAAGACTGAGCCCTCTTATCGAGCGCTAATCGTTGAGCCTAAGAAGTTATTTAACCAGTAG
- a CDS encoding disulfide bond formation protein B — protein sequence MITNFKQWLGQLRQQPLLTLEATQEQRTVWAVMAFACVFLLGSAMGYFQWFLEMAPCENCVYIRFSQFCILIAGVIMLINPKNMVLKIIGLVLAWYGIIYGLDKAIILSGQHVASHAADTGLDLFQSGQGANACSLEPKFPLGLPLHEWLPYEFAPSGICGEDDWSLFGLNMAQYCIISYCVFIACALPLTIAFISKTLKRGK from the coding sequence ATGATTACCAACTTTAAACAGTGGCTAGGTCAGTTGCGACAGCAGCCTTTACTAACGTTAGAGGCGACACAAGAGCAAAGAACCGTTTGGGCAGTTATGGCATTCGCCTGTGTGTTTTTACTAGGCTCGGCCATGGGCTATTTCCAGTGGTTTTTAGAGATGGCGCCATGCGAAAACTGTGTCTATATCCGTTTTAGCCAGTTCTGCATATTGATCGCTGGCGTCATTATGCTGATTAACCCAAAGAACATGGTGCTTAAGATTATCGGCTTAGTGTTGGCCTGGTACGGCATCATTTATGGGCTGGACAAGGCCATTATTCTTTCGGGTCAACACGTGGCATCACATGCTGCCGACACTGGTTTAGATCTCTTCCAATCTGGTCAAGGTGCAAATGCTTGCTCCTTAGAGCCCAAGTTCCCATTAGGTTTACCGCTACACGAGTGGCTTCCCTATGAGTTCGCACCAAGTGGGATCTGTGGTGAGGATGACTGGTCGCTGTTTGGCCTGAATATGGCTCAGTACTGCATTATCAGCTACTGCGTGTTCATTGCTTGCGCACTGCCACTGACCATTGCATTTATCAGCAAAACGTTGAAAAGGGGTAAGTAA
- a CDS encoding thioredoxin domain-containing protein, translating to MKASLTTLAAALFMTFTASAANVIDIDTPALDNTVQKVYSVYCPFCYKYEKAVTPNLIKNLPSGTEFQGVCLENKGELGTESCEVLAAADTISHEKYQAAKLAMYAAVHDKKLKNVKGAGAVKGELAAIGLAAAGMSQADFDKALSSKAAQEKLAYDRTIALTIAKVKGIPAIVIGGNKLVDTSTVSSLPDLDQTIKNNL from the coding sequence ATGAAAGCATCTCTTACTACATTGGCAGCAGCATTGTTCATGACATTCACTGCATCTGCAGCAAACGTAATTGATATCGATACCCCGGCGCTGGATAACACGGTTCAAAAAGTTTACTCAGTCTATTGCCCATTCTGCTACAAGTACGAAAAAGCAGTTACCCCTAACCTAATCAAGAACCTACCTAGCGGCACTGAGTTTCAAGGGGTCTGCCTAGAAAACAAGGGAGAGCTTGGCACTGAATCTTGCGAAGTTCTCGCCGCCGCAGACACCATCAGCCACGAAAAGTACCAAGCGGCAAAGTTAGCTATGTACGCTGCTGTACACGACAAAAAACTAAAAAATGTTAAAGGAGCTGGTGCGGTCAAGGGAGAGTTAGCGGCAATTGGTCTTGCGGCAGCGGGCATGTCACAGGCGGATTTTGATAAGGCACTTAGCTCCAAAGCCGCGCAAGAAAAGCTGGCATACGATCGCACTATCGCGCTAACGATCGCCAAGGTAAAAGGTATTCCGGCCATTGTCATCGGCGGCAATAAGTTAGTCGATACGTCCACCGTATCTTCTCTGCCAGATCTTGATCAAACCATCAAGAATAACCTTTAG